A window from Sphingobium sp. EM0848 encodes these proteins:
- the nrdR gene encoding transcriptional regulator NrdR: MRCPFCAHDDSQVKDSRPTEDGAAIRRRRQCEACGARFTTFERIQLRDIWVVKSEGRKEAFDRDKLARSIGIACRKRPIDPSRLEKLISGIQRQLETSGDGEVPARAIGEMVMEGLKRLDSVSYIRFASVYKDFTDARDFEDFASTVKEVGSD; encoded by the coding sequence TTGCGTTGCCCCTTCTGTGCCCATGACGACAGTCAGGTAAAGGACAGCCGCCCGACGGAGGATGGCGCCGCCATTCGCCGTCGGCGTCAGTGCGAAGCCTGTGGCGCGCGCTTCACCACTTTTGAACGGATTCAGCTCCGCGATATCTGGGTGGTAAAGAGCGAGGGGCGCAAGGAAGCCTTTGATCGCGACAAGCTGGCGCGCTCCATCGGCATCGCCTGCCGGAAGCGGCCCATCGATCCCAGCCGTCTGGAAAAGCTGATTTCCGGCATCCAGCGGCAATTGGAAACCTCCGGCGACGGCGAAGTTCCGGCGCGCGCGATTGGCGAAATGGTGATGGAGGGTTTGAAGCGCCTCGACAGCGTTTCCTATATCCGCTTCGCCAGCGTTTATAAGGACTTCACCGACGCGCGGGATTTCGAGGATTTTGCCTCGACCGTGAAGGAAGTCGGCAGTGACTAA
- a CDS encoding reverse transcriptase domain-containing protein codes for MYLHYVLDLWFERIVKPRLGGEARLVRYIDDFVICFQYRSDALQVENALRHRLGKFGLTLEPTKTKLVEFGRFAQGHASMRGRNRPETIYFLGMTLYCTRNLKGNFKVGMRTEKSRLRRSMVSLQELMRQIRHHSISDQVGAINAALRGHYAYYGIAGNFRSLIKVYQVAERYWYKMLCSRSRNGGRLTWDAFYQIKERTPLLRPKLRLPHRALQALAVL; via the coding sequence GTGTACCTGCACTATGTGCTCGACCTCTGGTTCGAGCGCATAGTGAAGCCCCGGTTAGGGGGCGAAGCTCGGCTGGTACGCTACATCGATGATTTTGTGATCTGCTTCCAGTACCGCTCGGACGCGCTCCAAGTCGAGAATGCCCTACGTCACAGGCTGGGGAAGTTCGGCCTCACTCTGGAGCCGACCAAGACCAAACTGGTCGAATTTGGTCGGTTCGCGCAAGGACACGCTAGCATGCGCGGCCGAAACCGCCCGGAGACGATCTACTTTCTGGGCATGACGCTGTACTGCACGCGGAACCTGAAGGGCAACTTCAAGGTTGGCATGCGCACGGAGAAGTCTCGGCTTCGCCGGAGCATGGTGTCGTTGCAGGAACTGATGCGACAAATACGGCATCACTCAATCAGTGACCAGGTCGGCGCCATAAACGCCGCCCTGCGTGGCCACTACGCCTACTACGGCATCGCCGGAAATTTCCGGTCGCTTATCAAGGTGTATCAGGTGGCGGAACGTTACTGGTACAAGATGCTGTGCAGTCGCAGCCGTAACGGCGGCCGCCTCACCTGGGATGCGTTTTACCAGATCAAAGAACGGACCCCGCTATTGCGACCAAAGCTGCGGCTCCCGCATCGGGCGTTGCAAGCACTCGCAGTGCTGTAA
- a CDS encoding reverse transcriptase domain-containing protein, with protein sequence METELERIAVKARCEPKLRFTSLAHHITRDRVQRNLSRISNHSAVGVDGQTAEAAKESFGGWIEPMLQSIHRQGYRAPAVRRVYIPKPGKTEKRPLGVPTVSDRALQRSTAEVLSAIYEQDFLPCSFGGRPKLSAHHALSTLNEAIAGGRTSWVLEADLKNFFGSLSHAWMLQFVEHRVGDPRLISLIRRWLKAGVLEGRGCSPE encoded by the coding sequence ATGGAAACGGAACTGGAACGCATAGCAGTGAAAGCTCGGTGTGAGCCGAAGCTCCGCTTTACGTCGCTTGCCCATCACATCACGCGCGACCGGGTGCAGAGGAATCTCTCAAGGATTTCAAACCACTCGGCGGTCGGGGTGGATGGGCAGACGGCGGAGGCGGCGAAGGAAAGCTTTGGAGGGTGGATTGAGCCTATGCTTCAATCCATCCACCGTCAGGGATATCGCGCGCCGGCTGTCCGGCGTGTCTATATCCCCAAGCCCGGGAAGACGGAGAAGCGCCCATTAGGGGTGCCAACTGTCTCCGACCGGGCGCTCCAGCGCAGCACGGCCGAGGTCTTGTCCGCGATCTACGAGCAGGACTTCTTGCCCTGTTCGTTCGGGGGCAGGCCAAAGCTCAGCGCCCATCATGCCCTGTCGACCCTCAACGAGGCCATCGCCGGCGGCCGGACGAGCTGGGTGCTGGAGGCGGATCTGAAGAACTTCTTTGGGAGTTTGTCCCATGCGTGGATGCTCCAGTTTGTTGAACATCGAGTCGGGGATCCGCGCCTGATCAGCTTGATCAGGCGCTGGCTGAAGGCAGGCGTCCTTGAGGGACGGGGCTGTTCACCCGAGTGA
- a CDS encoding alpha/beta fold hydrolase: MQLKYVGFLTLAAMSMPAHGQSPAAKAFGARALIDVSISPDGKSIALVQPLAGRGSVVSVAPVDGSVEPKPALLSDGKEDRLFNCAWPGNARLACNAYMISAVYGEKMGWTRMLAVNSDGSDLKVLSARGNDEALGFVLGGGKIIDWLGKDGADSVLMDRFYVAEKSTGRMISNQREGLGVDRVNIRTLARTMVEPPRGDAESYITDGHGNVRIMVTRPKTNLGYGGHRYNYFYRKKGEREWLPLSTQSVSGIVATGFEAYAVDPDLDVVYGGDTVDGRNGIYRISLDGSMKKELLFEQPGIDVNDLIRIGRHRRVVGVSWVTDRRQSVMFDPELKKFAAALGKALPNAPLVTFVDASEDESKLVLLATSDVDPGKYYLFDKQTRKLAEIASVQEALNGIGLSEVKSVAYPASDGKMIPGYLTLPPGSDGKGLPAIVMPHGGPWARDEWGFDWLAQFFAHQGYAVLQPNFRGSTGFGAEWLGSSGFKSWQQSVGDINDAGRWLVDQGIAKPSQLAIVGWSYGGYAALQSAVVDPQLYKAIVAIAPVTDIGDLQAEWKGDYSPATLEALFGDMSVAQAGSPARHADAFVAPVLMFHGDIDQNVSVAESRLMASRLRGKGKSVELVEYKGLDHQLVDGEVRSQMLDRADRFLRDALHLPPAKP; the protein is encoded by the coding sequence ATGCAATTGAAGTATGTTGGTTTTTTGACCTTGGCCGCGATGTCCATGCCTGCTCATGGTCAAAGCCCGGCGGCCAAGGCGTTTGGCGCACGAGCGCTTATCGACGTCAGCATTTCACCGGACGGCAAATCGATTGCGCTGGTCCAGCCGCTGGCCGGGCGGGGTTCGGTCGTGTCGGTGGCGCCCGTTGACGGGAGTGTGGAGCCCAAGCCGGCCTTGCTGTCGGATGGTAAGGAGGACAGGCTGTTCAACTGCGCCTGGCCCGGCAATGCGCGTCTGGCCTGTAATGCCTATATGATCAGCGCCGTCTATGGCGAGAAAATGGGATGGACGCGCATGCTGGCCGTCAATTCGGACGGCAGCGATCTCAAAGTCCTCAGCGCGCGCGGTAATGACGAAGCGCTCGGCTTCGTTCTGGGCGGCGGCAAGATCATCGATTGGCTGGGCAAGGATGGTGCCGACAGCGTGTTGATGGATCGCTTTTATGTGGCGGAAAAGTCTACCGGTCGAATGATTTCCAATCAGCGCGAGGGTTTGGGTGTGGACCGGGTGAACATCCGCACGCTTGCCCGCACTATGGTGGAACCGCCGCGTGGCGATGCCGAAAGCTACATCACCGACGGGCACGGCAATGTCCGCATCATGGTCACTCGTCCGAAGACCAATCTGGGTTATGGGGGGCATCGCTACAATTATTTCTATCGCAAGAAGGGGGAGCGCGAATGGCTACCGCTTTCGACGCAATCGGTGTCCGGGATCGTCGCGACCGGGTTTGAGGCCTATGCTGTCGATCCTGATCTCGATGTCGTCTACGGTGGCGATACGGTCGATGGACGGAATGGTATCTACCGTATCAGTCTTGATGGCAGCATGAAGAAGGAACTTCTGTTCGAACAGCCCGGCATTGACGTAAACGATCTGATCCGCATTGGGCGGCATCGGCGCGTCGTTGGTGTCAGTTGGGTCACGGATCGACGGCAGTCGGTGATGTTCGATCCTGAGCTGAAGAAATTCGCGGCTGCGCTGGGCAAGGCGCTACCCAATGCGCCGCTTGTCACCTTCGTCGATGCCAGCGAAGATGAAAGCAAGCTTGTCCTGTTGGCGACGAGCGATGTCGATCCCGGCAAATATTATCTGTTCGACAAGCAGACCCGGAAATTGGCCGAAATCGCATCAGTGCAGGAGGCGCTGAACGGAATCGGGCTGTCGGAGGTCAAATCTGTCGCCTATCCTGCATCCGACGGCAAGATGATCCCCGGCTATCTGACCCTGCCGCCTGGCAGTGACGGCAAGGGGCTGCCAGCCATCGTCATGCCCCATGGCGGACCCTGGGCGCGGGATGAATGGGGTTTTGACTGGCTCGCCCAGTTTTTCGCGCATCAGGGCTATGCCGTGCTCCAGCCAAATTTCCGTGGCTCGACAGGCTTCGGCGCGGAATGGCTGGGCAGTAGCGGGTTCAAATCCTGGCAGCAGTCGGTCGGTGACATCAACGATGCCGGCAGATGGCTGGTCGATCAGGGTATTGCGAAACCTTCCCAGTTGGCCATCGTCGGCTGGTCCTATGGCGGTTATGCCGCGCTCCAGTCCGCCGTTGTCGATCCACAGCTCTACAAGGCGATCGTCGCCATTGCGCCGGTGACGGACATTGGCGATCTGCAGGCCGAATGGAAGGGCGATTACAGCCCCGCCACGCTGGAGGCGCTGTTCGGCGACATGTCGGTGGCGCAGGCCGGATCGCCCGCGCGTCATGCCGACGCCTTCGTCGCGCCCGTTCTGATGTTTCACGGGGACATCGATCAGAATGTGTCGGTTGCCGAATCCCGCCTCATGGCGTCTCGCTTGCGGGGTAAGGGCAAGTCGGTTGAACTGGTCGAATATAAGGGGCTGGACCACCAGTTGGTCGACGGTGAGGTGCGTAGCCAGATGCTGGATCGGGCCGATCGCTTCCTGCGCGATGCGCTCCATCTTCCTCCAGCGAAACCCTGA
- a CDS encoding chorismate mutase, with translation MNPESYTTMAEVRAGVDEIDRQLVALLDQRFAHMRAAARIKPERGAVRDEARKAEVIENARAEAERLGAPAGVIAELWDQLVEASIAYEMTEFDRLRTA, from the coding sequence ATGAACCCCGAAAGTTACACGACCATGGCCGAAGTCCGCGCAGGTGTGGACGAAATCGACCGGCAGCTTGTCGCGCTGCTCGACCAGCGCTTCGCCCATATGCGCGCCGCCGCCCGCATCAAGCCGGAACGCGGGGCTGTGCGGGATGAGGCCCGCAAGGCGGAGGTGATTGAAAACGCTCGCGCTGAAGCGGAGCGCCTCGGCGCCCCTGCTGGTGTCATTGCGGAACTGTGGGACCAGTTGGTCGAAGCATCGATCGCCTATGAAATGACCGAGTTCGATCGGCTTCGCACCGCCTAA
- the rpiB gene encoding ribose 5-phosphate isomerase B codes for MKIALASDHAAVDLKAELAEWLRSEGHDVDDLGPATADRVDYPDFGYKLATAVASGAAECGIALCGSGIGISIAVNRNPACRCALVSEPLSAALSREHNDANVLALGARLTGVDMAKACVTAFLSTEFGGGRHAGRVEKLSQPAL; via the coding sequence GTGAAAATAGCCCTTGCTTCCGACCATGCCGCCGTCGACCTGAAGGCGGAACTTGCAGAATGGCTGCGCTCAGAGGGCCATGATGTCGATGATCTGGGTCCGGCCACCGCGGATCGGGTGGATTATCCCGATTTCGGTTACAAACTGGCGACAGCGGTTGCGTCCGGCGCGGCCGAGTGCGGCATTGCGCTGTGCGGATCGGGGATCGGCATTTCCATCGCCGTCAACCGCAATCCCGCCTGCCGCTGCGCGCTGGTTTCCGAACCGCTGTCCGCCGCGCTCAGCCGCGAACATAATGACGCCAATGTCCTCGCTCTGGGCGCTCGCCTGACCGGCGTTGACATGGCCAAGGCCTGCGTCACCGCCTTCCTTTCCACCGAATTCGGCGGCGGCCGCCATGCTGGCCGCGTCGAAAAACTGTCCCAGCCCGCGCTGTAA
- a CDS encoding HPP family protein, giving the protein MNDPKNDVRLIWSRYYSAFIPAPAGPGFLDRLKAASGAIGGIAITGLLCGLMLGNGIAHPLLVAPMGASAVLLFAVPASPLAQPWSVFGGNVVSALTGITIAKLIPDPTIAAALAVGCAIGVMSLMRCLHPPGGAVALSTVLGATHGAPSYMFAFVPVAVNTALLVAVAIIFHRLAGHSYPHVVPKAASTHGTSDPAPILRTPSEQDVEEALHAYGDTLDVDAADLQVVLHDAEMRAAERAHGRLTCGEIMSRDVISVRESEPVADARQLLHERRLLSLPVLDNAGRVRGRIGPLDLAREGETVRDIAAEPYVVHADTPVAALLRPLTGGGWREAIVVDEDRMLRGLITQTDLLAAVALRA; this is encoded by the coding sequence ATGAATGATCCGAAAAACGACGTCCGCCTGATCTGGAGCCGCTATTACAGCGCTTTCATTCCCGCACCGGCCGGGCCCGGCTTTCTGGACCGTCTGAAGGCGGCGAGCGGAGCCATTGGCGGCATTGCCATTACCGGCCTGCTCTGCGGGCTGATGCTGGGTAACGGGATCGCTCATCCCCTGTTGGTGGCGCCGATGGGGGCTTCGGCGGTGTTGCTCTTCGCGGTGCCGGCCAGTCCACTTGCCCAGCCCTGGTCGGTTTTCGGCGGCAATGTGGTTTCAGCCCTGACAGGCATCACCATCGCGAAACTGATCCCCGATCCGACCATCGCAGCGGCGCTGGCGGTTGGGTGCGCGATCGGGGTCATGTCGCTGATGCGCTGCCTGCATCCACCAGGCGGCGCCGTGGCGCTGTCCACTGTTCTCGGCGCCACCCATGGCGCGCCGAGCTATATGTTCGCCTTCGTGCCGGTGGCGGTGAATACGGCGCTGCTGGTAGCCGTTGCAATCATCTTCCATCGGCTGGCGGGCCACAGTTATCCCCATGTCGTGCCCAAGGCCGCCAGCACACATGGCACCAGCGATCCCGCCCCGATCCTGCGCACGCCGTCCGAGCAGGATGTCGAGGAAGCGCTACACGCCTATGGCGACACGCTGGACGTGGATGCGGCGGACTTGCAGGTCGTGCTGCACGATGCGGAGATGCGGGCGGCCGAACGCGCGCATGGTAGGCTGACCTGCGGTGAGATCATGTCCCGCGACGTGATTTCCGTGCGGGAAAGCGAGCCGGTGGCCGACGCCCGGCAATTGCTCCATGAACGGCGGCTGCTGTCCCTGCCCGTGCTGGACAATGCCGGTCGCGTGCGCGGGCGGATCGGGCCTCTGGACCTGGCGCGGGAAGGCGAGACCGTGCGCGACATCGCTGCGGAACCCTATGTCGTCCATGCTGATACGCCGGTCGCCGCACTCCTGCGCCCCTTGACGGGTGGAGGATGGCGCGAGGCGATTGTGGTGGATGAAGACCGCATGCTACGGGGCCTCATCACGCAGACCGATCTGCTGGCGGCAGTGGCGCTGCGGGCCTAA
- the rpsD gene encoding 30S ribosomal protein S4, whose protein sequence is MSKRSSAKYKLDRRMGENIWGRPKSPVNKREYGPGQHGQRRKGKMSDYGIQLRAKQKLKGYYGDITEKQFKKSYIEAARMKGDTGQNLIGLLERRLDAVVYRAKFAPTIFSARQIVSHGHIYVNGVKCNIASRLVRPGDEITLGKKAQEMALVLEAQSLPERDIPDYVSPDGAAKVTYVRVPSLDEVPYPVKMEPNLVVEFYSR, encoded by the coding sequence ATGTCGAAGCGTTCCAGCGCAAAGTACAAACTCGACCGCCGCATGGGCGAGAACATCTGGGGTCGCCCCAAGAGCCCGGTCAACAAGCGCGAATATGGCCCCGGTCAGCACGGCCAGCGCCGCAAGGGCAAGATGTCGGACTACGGCATCCAGCTGCGCGCCAAGCAGAAGCTGAAGGGCTATTATGGCGACATCACCGAAAAGCAGTTCAAGAAGAGCTACATCGAAGCCGCCCGCATGAAGGGTGACACCGGTCAGAACCTGATCGGCCTGCTCGAGCGCCGCCTGGACGCCGTCGTCTACCGCGCCAAGTTCGCGCCGACCATCTTCTCGGCCCGCCAGATCGTTTCGCACGGCCACATCTATGTGAACGGCGTGAAGTGCAACATCGCCTCGCGTCTGGTTCGTCCGGGCGACGAAATCACCCTGGGCAAGAAGGCGCAGGAAATGGCGCTGGTCCTCGAAGCACAGAGCCTGCCCGAGCGTGACATTCCCGACTATGTGTCGCCCGATGGCGCTGCCAAGGTCACCTATGTCCGCGTTCCGTCGCTGGACGAAGTGCCCTATCCGGTGAAGATGGAACCGAATCTGGTCGTCGAATTCTATTCGCGCTAA
- the glyA gene encoding serine hydroxymethyltransferase — MSTATLDTLSEIRSEGYFTRGLADADPAVFAGVTKELKREQNQIELIASENIVSKAVLEAQGSVFTNKYAEGYPGKRYYQGCAPSDEVEQLAIDRAKQLFNCGFVNVQPHSGAQANGAVMLALTKPGDTIMGLSLDAGGHLTHGAKPALSGKWYNAVQYGVREDTHLIDYDVVEAMAVENKPSLIIAGGSAYPRHIDFARFRAIADKVGALFMVDMAHFAGLVAGGEHPTPFGHAHVVTTTTHKTLRGPRGGMILTNDEAISKKINSAVFPGLQGGPLMHVIAAKAVAFGEALRPEFKTYAKAIVTNAKALAGKLEQRGLAVISGGTDTHLALIDLRPYGISGKDADEALERSFITCNKNGVPGDPLPPTKTSGIRVGSPAGTTRGFGVAEFEAIGDMIADVLEGLRDNGEHGDAAVEASVRERVSALCARFPIYEG, encoded by the coding sequence ATGAGCACAGCCACCCTCGACACCCTGTCCGAAATCCGTTCGGAAGGCTATTTCACGCGCGGCCTGGCCGATGCCGACCCGGCGGTCTTCGCGGGCGTCACCAAGGAACTGAAGCGCGAACAGAATCAGATCGAACTGATCGCTTCGGAAAATATCGTCTCGAAGGCGGTGCTGGAGGCGCAGGGTTCGGTCTTCACGAACAAATATGCGGAAGGCTATCCGGGCAAGCGCTACTATCAGGGCTGCGCGCCGTCGGATGAGGTCGAGCAGCTCGCCATCGACCGCGCCAAGCAACTGTTCAACTGCGGCTTCGTCAATGTGCAGCCCCATTCGGGCGCGCAGGCGAACGGCGCGGTCATGCTGGCGCTGACCAAGCCGGGCGACACCATCATGGGCCTGTCGCTCGATGCCGGCGGCCACCTGACGCATGGCGCGAAGCCTGCGCTGTCGGGCAAATGGTATAATGCCGTGCAGTACGGCGTGCGTGAAGACACGCACCTGATCGACTATGATGTCGTCGAAGCCATGGCGGTCGAGAACAAGCCCTCGCTTATCATTGCGGGCGGTTCGGCTTATCCGCGCCATATCGACTTCGCGCGCTTCCGCGCGATCGCGGACAAGGTCGGCGCGCTGTTCATGGTCGACATGGCCCACTTCGCGGGTCTGGTCGCCGGTGGCGAGCATCCGACGCCCTTCGGCCATGCCCATGTCGTGACCACCACCACGCACAAGACCCTGCGCGGTCCGCGCGGCGGCATGATCCTGACCAATGACGAAGCCATTTCGAAGAAGATCAACTCGGCGGTGTTCCCCGGCCTTCAGGGCGGCCCGCTGATGCATGTGATCGCGGCGAAGGCCGTTGCCTTCGGTGAGGCGCTGCGTCCCGAGTTCAAGACCTATGCCAAGGCGATCGTCACCAATGCCAAGGCGCTGGCAGGCAAGCTGGAACAGCGCGGTCTGGCCGTGATTTCCGGCGGCACCGACACGCATCTGGCGCTGATCGACCTGCGCCCCTACGGCATTTCGGGCAAGGATGCGGACGAAGCGCTGGAACGCAGCTTCATCACCTGCAACAAGAATGGCGTGCCGGGCGACCCGCTGCCGCCGACCAAGACCAGCGGTATTCGGGTTGGTTCCCCTGCGGGAACGACGCGCGGGTTCGGCGTGGCCGAGTTCGAGGCCATCGGCGACATGATCGCCGACGTTCTGGAAGGCCTGCGCGACAATGGTGAGCATGGCGACGCCGCCGTGGAAGCCAGCGTGCGTGAGCGCGTCTCGGCCCTTTGCGCCCGTTTCCCGATCTACGAAGGCTGA
- the ltrA gene encoding group II intron reverse transcriptase/maturase: MGVERQQGSGKQQDFFDEALRASLRHGVTGKGGTGAGTYEERQSPAARSEKLALAYDVMEQVASSANLNQAYKRVKANKGAPGVDGMTVDDLRGWIANNRERLIVSLLDGSYRPQPVRGVEIPKPGGKGMRQICIPTVMDRLVQQAILQVLEPLLDPTFSASSYGFRPGRSAHDALRQAREYVSEGYGIVADLDLEKFFDRVNHDIALSRLARHVGDKRLLGIIRRFLQAGMFSNGVFVERQEGAAQGGPLSPLIANLILDDLDKELERRGHRFCRYADDCNIYVRSQVAGERVMASVSAFLEGKLRLRVNQDKSAVAPIRKRKFLGHRLLPGGRLGVAPESLARMKGRLRQLTRRNRGISLASMVAQVNAFTTGWVTYYRHAQARTPLTELDRWLRRKLRCVRLKQCKRVMTVATFLQKEGVPEWRAWLLARSGKGWWRMAGSPPAAEAMTIAWFERQGLVSLAAHHSRLNKTENRRGT, translated from the coding sequence ATGGGTGTGGAGCGGCAGCAAGGCAGCGGGAAGCAGCAGGACTTCTTCGATGAAGCCCTGAGGGCATCGCTGCGCCACGGCGTAACTGGCAAAGGCGGAACCGGCGCTGGGACGTACGAGGAGCGGCAATCACCTGCGGCACGGTCCGAGAAACTCGCCTTGGCGTATGATGTGATGGAACAGGTGGCCAGTTCGGCTAACCTCAACCAGGCCTATAAACGGGTAAAAGCGAACAAGGGCGCGCCGGGGGTGGACGGGATGACCGTTGACGACCTGCGTGGCTGGATCGCTAACAACCGTGAAAGGCTGATCGTCTCGCTGCTTGACGGCAGCTACCGACCCCAACCGGTGCGCGGGGTGGAAATTCCCAAGCCTGGCGGCAAAGGGATGCGGCAAATCTGCATTCCAACGGTAATGGACCGGCTGGTCCAGCAGGCGATACTGCAAGTCCTGGAGCCCCTGCTTGATCCGACCTTCTCGGCATCGAGCTATGGGTTCCGCCCGGGACGTAGTGCACATGACGCGCTACGTCAGGCCCGGGAATATGTATCGGAGGGATACGGGATTGTCGCCGATCTCGATCTGGAGAAATTCTTCGACCGAGTGAACCACGACATCGCCCTGTCCCGTCTGGCCCGGCACGTCGGCGATAAGCGTCTCCTCGGGATCATCCGTCGCTTCCTACAAGCAGGAATGTTCTCGAACGGCGTGTTCGTCGAACGGCAGGAAGGAGCCGCGCAAGGCGGTCCTCTCTCGCCATTAATCGCGAATCTCATTCTGGATGACCTCGACAAGGAGCTCGAACGCCGGGGCCACCGGTTCTGCCGTTACGCTGACGACTGCAACATTTACGTGCGGTCACAGGTGGCGGGGGAGCGCGTCATGGCTTCGGTGTCTGCCTTTCTGGAAGGCAAGCTCCGCCTCCGCGTCAACCAGGACAAGAGCGCGGTCGCACCGATCCGGAAGCGCAAGTTCCTCGGGCACCGCCTTTTGCCAGGTGGGCGTCTGGGGGTAGCGCCTGAGAGCCTCGCCCGCATGAAGGGACGTCTTCGTCAGCTCACTCGCCGGAACCGAGGGATATCTCTCGCATCGATGGTGGCGCAGGTGAACGCATTCACCACGGGATGGGTTACATATTACCGGCACGCCCAAGCACGGACGCCACTGACCGAGCTCGATAGATGGCTCAGGCGGAAACTCCGCTGCGTAAGGCTCAAGCAGTGCAAACGCGTCATGACGGTCGCCACCTTCCTGCAGAAGGAGGGCGTCCCGGAATGGCGGGCGTGGCTTTTGGCGCGGTCGGGCAAAGGATGGTGGCGTATGGCGGGTAGCCCTCCAGCTGCGGAAGCTATGACCATCGCATGGTTTGAACGGCAGGGCCTCGTCAGTCTCGCTGCCCATCACAGCAGGTTAAACAAGACCGAAAACCGCCGTGGTACGTAG
- a CDS encoding M28 family peptidase, with protein sequence MRLSFAKFTLPLVALSCALSAAAASSDNGPSIDTMKEVVKEISSDAYEGRAPGTVGEEKTLAYLVQRFEALGLKPGNKGSWFQDVPLVEIAAKNIAPLRFTGGKSAVSANYGPEMVIATYRTGQPHIDVKDSPVVFVGYGINAPEKKWNDYAGVNVKGKTVIILVNDPDYQSPTLSGPFSGRAMTYYGRWTYKFEEAARQGAAAAIIVHDTVPAAYGWNVVQSSWTGAQHVADSANGNADQSAAIGWIQKDKAAALIASAGLNLDTLMAAAKKRGFKAVPLKGVKASVSFDNAIRKHSSKNVVALLPGRARPNEYVLYAAHWDHLGHCQAAPDGDDICNGAIDNATGTAALVALAEANVKAGPTDRSQVFLAVTAEESGLLGSAYYGNHPVFPLGQTVGGVNMDALSMAGAAKNVVVIGKGKSQLDAYLDRALAAQKRVASTEPTPEKGFYYRSDHFSFAKHGVPMLYFEGGQDLVKGGPAAGAAAAKDYEEHRYHGPKDEYDPKWDWSGVKADLKLYYDVGRALANTTDWPNWAPGDEFRAIRDRSRAGK encoded by the coding sequence ATGCGCCTGTCCTTCGCCAAGTTCACGCTGCCGCTGGTCGCGCTGTCCTGCGCCCTGTCCGCTGCCGCCGCTTCATCCGACAACGGCCCTTCCATCGACACGATGAAGGAGGTCGTGAAGGAGATTTCGTCCGACGCGTATGAAGGACGCGCGCCGGGCACCGTGGGCGAGGAAAAGACCCTCGCCTATCTGGTGCAGCGGTTCGAGGCGCTGGGGCTGAAGCCTGGTAACAAGGGCAGCTGGTTCCAAGACGTGCCGTTGGTGGAGATCGCTGCAAAGAACATCGCACCACTGCGCTTCACCGGGGGCAAGAGCGCGGTATCCGCCAATTACGGCCCGGAAATGGTGATCGCCACCTATCGCACCGGCCAACCGCATATCGACGTGAAGGACAGCCCGGTTGTCTTTGTCGGCTATGGCATCAACGCGCCGGAGAAGAAGTGGAACGACTATGCCGGCGTCAATGTAAAGGGCAAGACGGTCATCATTCTGGTGAACGACCCCGATTACCAATCCCCGACGCTCAGCGGCCCGTTCAGCGGTCGGGCGATGACCTATTATGGCCGGTGGACCTACAAGTTCGAGGAAGCCGCACGGCAAGGCGCGGCGGCGGCGATCATCGTGCACGACACCGTGCCGGCCGCCTATGGCTGGAATGTCGTGCAATCGAGCTGGACCGGCGCCCAGCATGTCGCGGACAGCGCCAACGGCAATGCCGACCAGTCCGCCGCCATCGGCTGGATACAGAAGGACAAGGCGGCCGCGCTGATAGCAAGCGCCGGCCTCAACCTCGACACGCTGATGGCGGCGGCGAAGAAGCGCGGCTTCAAGGCAGTGCCGCTGAAGGGCGTGAAGGCCAGCGTCTCCTTCGACAACGCCATCCGCAAGCATAGTTCGAAAAATGTCGTCGCCCTGCTGCCGGGCAGGGCGCGGCCGAATGAATATGTGCTCTATGCCGCGCATTGGGATCATCTGGGCCATTGCCAGGCGGCGCCGGATGGCGACGACATCTGCAACGGCGCGATCGACAATGCGACCGGAACGGCGGCGCTGGTGGCGCTGGCCGAAGCGAATGTGAAAGCCGGGCCGACCGATCGCAGCCAGGTGTTCCTGGCCGTGACGGCAGAGGAATCGGGCCTGCTGGGATCGGCCTATTATGGCAATCATCCCGTCTTCCCATTGGGACAGACCGTGGGCGGGGTGAATATGGATGCCCTCAGCATGGCGGGGGCGGCGAAGAATGTCGTCGTGATCGGCAAGGGCAAGTCGCAACTCGACGCCTATCTCGACCGGGCGCTCGCCGCGCAGAAGCGGGTGGCGAGCACCGAACCGACGCCGGAAAAGGGCTTTTACTATCGTTCCGACCATTTCAGCTTCGCCAAGCATGGCGTGCCGATGCTCTATTTCGAAGGCGGGCAGGATCTGGTGAAGGGTGGCCCGGCGGCAGGCGCTGCGGCGGCCAAGGATTATGAGGAGCACCGCTATCACGGACCCAAGGACGAATATGACCCGAAATGGGACTGGAGCGGGGTGAAGGCGGACCTCAAGCTCTATTATGATGTCGGGCGGGCGCTGGCGAACACGACGGATTGGCCCAATTGGGCGCCGGGCGACGAATTCCGCGCCATTCGCGACAGGAGCCGAGCGGGGAAATAA